Genomic window (Pyrus communis chromosome 13, drPyrComm1.1, whole genome shotgun sequence):
tctcattctccttctccttctccttctccttctcattCTCCTGCTCCTGCTCattttcctcttcctccttctccttttccttctccttctccttctcattctcctcctcctccttctccttctcatcTTCCTGCTCCTGCTCCTcattctccttttccttttccttctcattCTCATTCTCCATCTCCTCCTCTTGCTCCTGCTCATTCTCAttctctttctcctcctcctcatcctgctcattctcctcctccttctcattctccttctcctgccccttctccttctcctgctCCTTCTCATTCTCCTGCTCCtgttcctccttctcctcctcatcTTCCTTCTCATCCTCCTTCTCATTCTCCTCCTTCTGCTCCTGCTCCTgctcttccttttccttctcctgctcatgctcctccttttccttctcctgctccacctcctcctcctcatcctgCTCATTCTCCTGCTCATGTTCCTGctcattctccttcttcttctcctgcTTCTGCTCctgctcctcctccttctcctcatCCTTCTCCTGCTCCTGCTGCTGCTCCTCCTCCTCATTCTCCTGCTCCTGCTCCACCTCATGCTCTTCCTCCTCATTCTCCTCATTCTCCTGCTCCTGCTCCTGCtcattctccttctccttctcctgctTCTGCTCctgcttcttctccttctcctcatccttctcctgctcctcctcttcattcTCCTGCTCCTGCTCCACCTCATGCTCTTCCTCCTCATTCTCCTCATTCTCCTGCTCCTGTTCCTGCTCATTCTCCTTCTCattctcctcttcctcctccttctcatcctgcttctgcttctgctccCGCtacttctccttctccttctcattCTCCTCCTCTTGATCCTGCTCCTGCTCCTGCTTCTACTTCTGCTCCTTCTCATTCTCCTTCTCCTGCTCCTGCTCCTTCTCATTCTCCTTCTCCTGCTCATGCTCCTGctcattctccttcttctcctcctgCTCATGCTCCTGTTCCTGCTCCTGCTTCTTCTCCTCCTGCTCCTGCTCCTTCTCATTCTCCTTCTCCTACTCCTGTTCCTGCTCATTTTCATTCTCATTCTCCTTCTCCTGCTCATACTCCTGCTCctctccttttccttctcattctcatgctccttctccttctcatttCTCATGCTCCTGCTCCTGCTCCTTCTCCTGCTCCTCAtcttcatcctcatcctccttctccttctcctgccTCCTCCTGCTCCTGCCTCCTCCTCATGCTGCTGCTGCTCCTCCTCATTCTCATTCTCCTGCTCCTgcctcctcatcctcctcctcctcttgtcctcctctttctccttctcctcctctttctccttctcctgctcctgctcctgctcatctccttctccttctcctcctcatcctccttctccttcttctgctcctcctcatcatcctcctcctcctcctcctcctttccttctccttctccttctcctgctcattctcctccttctccttctcctgctcattctcctccttctccttctccttctcttgcTCCTGCTCCTCTcattctccttttccttctccttttcctGCTCCTGCTCCTTCTCCTGCTCCTGCTCCTGCTCTtatctttctccttctccttctctttctcaTTCTCCTCCTCCTGCTTCTGCTCCTTCTCCTGCTCATTCTTTTGCTCTTGCTcatctctttctccttctcctcctcctgctCCTACTCCTGATCCTTCTCTTGCTCATGctcatctccttcttcttttccttctccttcttcttctcattctccttctcctcctcctcctcctcctcccgctcccgctcctcttcctcctcctccttctcctttctcctttctcctttctccttctccttctccttctcctttctcctttctactcctcctcctcctcctcctcatcctgCTCTTGCTCCTGCTacctttctccttctcctcctcatcctcatcctcctcatcCTACTCCTGCTCCTGCTacctttctccttctccttctccttcttcttcttcttcttcttcttctcctcatccttctcatcctcctcctcctcctcttgctacctttctccttctcctgcTCCTGCTCCTACTCCTGCTAcctttctcctcctcctccttctccttctcctcctcctcctcctccccctcaTTCTCCTGCTCCTGCTCCTGCTCCTGCTAcctttctcctcctcctccttctcttcctcctcctcctcctcatcctccttctccttctcctcctcctcctcctccccctccccctcatGCTCCTGCTCTTGCTCCTGCTACCTTTCTGCTTCTTCTGCTCATACTCCTGCTACCTTTCTCCTTCTTCTACTCCTGCTCCTGCTCTTGCtacctttcttcttctccttcaccttctccttctcctcctgaTTTTTATGAGTTCTAGCAAATTGATGAAAAATAACCCCTGATTTTTATGAGATCTAGCAAAATATACATGGTTTATTGATCTAAAACAATATAACCCAAACGAACTATGGATTTGAGGCAAAAATAACACACAGTATTGTTTGAACTATCCTAAACTTAaacatgaaattgaaaaatagtAGTGAACACATAGAatttcagtttcagaaataattgATTAGTTATCAAAATGCAGtttctaatttaaaattgatagattATATGGAATCAATAACATGCAAACAAGGATTTCAGTTTAGTACCTTTTGTTTGGAGGCAACTTGTTGCTTCTAGGGAGCTTCTTGTTCATTCTGAAGTTGTTGATCGTTGAGAACTTGTTGCTCGGCTAGAATTTGTTCTTCTTCTGCCATTGTTGCTCGTCGGAATTTGTTGTTCTTGGCAagtccttgtagattttggttTGAAATTTGGAATTGGGTTTTGCGGAAAGGAATCCGAATTGTAGGGGTGGTTGGTGCAATTAATGGCGGTGGAGTGGTGGATTGAATGTAGTAACCGTTATATTTGTAATGGGCTTGGGTTATTTCCGTCAGGGTCATTTTTGGGATAATAAATGTTATGCGGGTTGGGCTTTTAGTTAAGCCcgcattttttgttttttaagagCTTGGGTTATGTTCTTATGATTAAAGCTTAAgccttttttattaataatagtTTAGGATGATgtttcattaaataaaagttAGCCCAAGTCCTTTTCATCAACGCTCCGTTAATTTTACTAGATGCTGATATCTCATGTTATAAATAGAATACTTTGTGTAATGTTGTTGTATTTGGCAGAATGCGTCTGATCTATCAGATCTAGTCAGCTCGAGAAGAGACAGAAAACCAGAAGAAGTGACTTTTGTTGATGAATGTGAACTAAAAAGTTAGGCTTTCCGGGCAGAGAGGTCTTTTTTGGCATACTTctctttctattttatttatatacataATAATAAACTTTGGCATGATTGTCTTCATGAATGCCATGTTCTGGGGATTGCGTCTGTGTTTGTTTTTTCAGATGACACCTATGTTTCATTAAATATTGGAATCGGGACATCCCTATCTTCTACAAAACCATAAGGCCTAAAACACTAATTTTTCATGTATCATGATTACTTCTCTTGCCATTGTAGAACTCTTACGTAAACACTAAAATCACAAAGTGGTTTTCTTGTACTTAGATTGACCTTTAAATTTTCTGCAGTAACCAAATTACGTGTCTTTTGTCTTCTTCACccatttggaaatttttttggCAATGTTGTCAAAGATTCACTATATCTTGTTTATGGTTTCATGCTTATTAAATTTCTTctgcttaaacaaacaaccaaggTTCTGGATGTCAAGGGATATTGTCTATTCAATAATTTATACGCATTCCGATTTTTCGCAGGTGTTTCTTTCTAGGTAAATCATATAGCTTGGCCGGTAAGAGGGTAGAAGCTTATGTGTTGTACTGCCATGCTCGCTCCCTTGCAGAGAATGCCCTACAGAAATTTCAATCTGTGAATAATGGTGACGAGGTTCGTATTACTGTAGGCCTTTTATTTTTGGCAATGTGTTTGCATAAACATTGAGTTAACAATATGGACCTTTGTACTTTAAATTAATACCCTTTTGTCAGATGTATCTTGGGTATAGCCAAGCTACGTTAGGTATCTGTTTAGTCTGTCCGTTGGTTACCCATGCAACTGGGGAGACAGATCTTTTGGAGTTGAAACTTTCAATTAGTTGACCTATTATCATACCATATACCAGTTTTCATGAATGAGCACTAAGATGAATATAAGTTTGATCGGCTCTATCTTTATAGCAGGCGATGATCAAAGAGTTGAAGACATTGTGTGATGAGTGCAGATCCAACAGTTGCATAGAACATGCCACGGGGATCATGGAAGAGCTTCAGGCTCCTGAAAACCTTTCAAAAAAGATATCTAATATCAACTTAACTGATGTTGACAAGAAGGTACGACTTAGTCATTCCCTCTTTAACCATTTTTAGGCAGAATCTCCATGATTTTACACACACAAAATTCTGTTAATCATGTCAGTGTTTATCTGGTTTGTGTATAAATGTGCCGGGCAAGATAGTGAGGGTGTTTTGCATACtcgatcaggatcctctccatttGGGTCCAAAAGTGAAGAGGTCTACTTGATTTTGGACCAATTATGGCTGTCTGTGGCCCGTCTAGGCCTGCCCAGACATTGGACTTTCCAGATTAAGAACTGGCCTTGTCCTTGTGCACTTCTTAGGCTTTATGGATGTTCAAGCTGTTATGTGTTTTCTAGGTTGTGAGAAACCGGGACTTCTAACCCGTGATACTATGCTATAGTAACTATCTATTGGATGAGTTTTTTTGTTGACAAATTTGTCTATAAGCCTCTCTGTGATTATGCTCATGTTCGGGCATGTAATAGAATGTGCCTAGGTCTAATATTCTGACACTTTTGTGATATGCTGATTTGGGTATTTTCCAGGTGGAGTTCCTCCTCGAGAAACTTGATGTCTATGAATCTGCAGTTGGCGATGCAAACGTGAAAAGTGCTCCACGGATTGAAGCTTTCCCTCCTCCCTTTCAATCAATTCCTCGAAACCCTATTGTGCTCGACCTTGCCTACAATCATATTGACTTCCCGTCACTTCAACATAGGATGAAGAAAGACAAAAGCGGCGGCTTCCTTAAAAGGTTTTGGGTTGAGTTCTCTGAGTTTTTCTATACGATAGGTTCATTACACACTCCGAAGAAGTTGAGGATTTCTGTTACTTGTACTTTGTCCTCGGCGGCCTTTGAGAAACAGTTTTCGAAATTAGCAAACAGGAATATGGAGATgctgttgagaatcaatgtcaacccaaaacaataagtaatccacaacccaatctaaagcccaagtccatatctagtttgatgatgtaattgcttacaattgcaaagttaggtaaggttgtgtggaaaacaacataattaggtgcaattaatgtgttttgtgtggtagttggaaatcttagtttaattaagtgtgtggtgtagctttcatttggtttgctataaatacccaagtccccaagcattgtacatcatccaaggagaaacaaagcctagagctaaataagaaaagatttgctaattagtttgttttgtgagctttctttaagagtgtgctctattttcttcttcttgggatcattagagttatcttggatactcttcttattcaacaattggtatcagagccaagtcggtcagggatccttcttggtagagcattggttgtaaagtctcttgaaattctgaGTATGCTCtatggttgcagttttgactgatcttccacatcagaaaagatttcttgagattattgttggggttatcacaaaccttgagagggagcttctttgtgtcaagagtagtgtattactctgcacggtagtcactcaagcttgttcggtgtagtcaaagtcttgccgatacgatgggtgatcttcaagttgttggagaaatcaagaagctcaacaaccaaaactataacacgtgggcaacgtgtatagagtcttaccttcaaggtcaagacttgtgggaggttgtcggtggtagtgaagttacacaaccggcagcggaagatgctaacagcgtcttgcggaagtggaaaattaaagcaggcaaatcaatgtttgccttaaagaccacaatagaagaagaaatgttggagcacattcgggatgctaaaacgccaaaggaagcatgggacacttttgttacactcttttcgaagaggaacgatacaaaattgcaacttctcgagaatgagctgctatcgatggtacaacgcgacatgacgattgcccagtactttcacaaggtgaagtcgatatgccgcgaaatttcagaattagatccaacagctcctattggggaaaccaggatgaagagaataattatccatggtttgagacccgaatatcaagggttcattgccgctatacaaggatggccgacacaaccatcgcttgttgagtttgaaaatttgcttgcaggtcaagaagctatggccaagcaaatgggaggagtctcactgaagaatgaagaggaagcgctctacaccaacaaaagcaaagacaccttcaagcggtacactggtagtggatctaaaaaggatggagaaaaggtgcaaagtcaccaaggaaatggaggctctcgttctgggggagcttggaagaatcgcgataatagtaaaaagtttagtggcaagtgttacaactgcgggaagatgggccacatggcgaaagattgttggaccaagaaagagcctattgaaagtaatactgctacttccagttcgaaggagaatagtgaagatggctgggatgctgaagcattattcgctacggaggaagaagaagaattagccctcacggtaacaacaccagaacgcattgactacaaaaatgattggatcgtagattcgggctgctcaaatcatatgacgggtgataaacagaaggtgcaaaatctatctgaatacaagggaggtcgtgtggtggtgacagccgacaactcaaggttaccgatagctcacatcggaatgaagaaaaatttgctatttgtggctcaattgacatcatcaggccaccatgtcttgttcgatccacgagatgtgaaggtgtatcgtgacctcaaaatctcagaaacaccaacaatggaggggcgacgattggagtcagtctacgtaatgtcagcagaatctacatatgtagacaggacaaggaaaaatgagacatcagatctatggcacatgcggttaggtcacgttagctattccAAGCTAAGTGTGATGGTGAaaaagtcgatgcttaaggggcttcctcaactggacgtgcgaacagacacagtatatgcaggatgccagtatgataaagcacaccaattgccatatgaggaatcgaagtttaaagcgaaagaaccgttggagttagttcattccgatgtgttcgggcccgtcaagcaaccatcgataagtgggatgcgatacatggtgacgttcattgatgacttctcaaggtatgtgtgagtcttctttatgaaagataaatctgacacattctcaaagtttaaagagttcagagagtcagccgaaggagaagtgggaaagaagatccgttgcctgtgcacagataacgggggagaatttagctcaagtgagttctctcaatacctaagggaatgccaaatacgtcatcagtacacttgtgccaacacgccacaacaaaatggtgtagctgagagaaagaaccggcatcttgcagaaatttgtcgaagtatgctacatgcaaaaaACGTACCAGGaaagttttgggctgaagcaatgaggactgcagccttagtgatcaacagacttcctcaaccaaggttaggatttgtttcaccccttgagaaactgtggaacatgaaa
Coding sequences:
- the LOC137712310 gene encoding uncharacterized protein, whose translation is MRRQEQENENEEEQQQHEEEKQKQDEKEEEEENEKENEQEQEQENEENEEEEHEVEQEQENEEEEQEKDEEKEKKQEQKQEKEKENEQEQEQENEENEEEEHEVEQEQENEEEEQQQEQEKDEEKEEEQEQKQEKKKENEQEHEQENEQDEEEEVEQEKEKEEHEQEKEKEEQEQEQKEENEKEDEKEDEEEKEEQEQENEKEQEKEKGQEKENEKEEENEQDEEEEKENENEQEQEEEMENENEKEKEKENEEQEQEDEKEKEEEENEKEKEKEKEKEEEENEQEQENEKEKEKEKENEKKKEQEQEEVKENEDENENEKEKDKEKDEQEQEQENEKEKENKKEQEEEKGKKKKKEKKEEEQEHDEDEQEEEEEDEEEDEEEKEKEKEKEQEQEEQEQEEQENEHENEKEKEKEQKEEEKEKEQEEKEKKQENEKENEKEQGQEKEKEKEQEEKEQGQEQEKEKEKEQEEKEHEQVQEKEQEQEQEKEKENEEEKEKEQEQVHEEDEEEKEHEQVQEEDEEEKEQKEENEKKQEQENEEENEQEQENEQKQEQENEQEQEKKQEQEDKKEQEQEKEQED